The nucleotide window aaaattattcaaaaaataaataatatttatattaatacaataattttttttacaattataacatgtattataccaatatgtaataaacatGTAAGACGTATAAACatacaacatataataaacttacttttataaaaagttaataattgacacaaataaaatattctatgcaTAAGATCTGATTAATTTTGgtttacgaaataaattctacaatttaatcaattaattatttttattttgattacatattatattattattattatagtttttttattaaaaataataattattaattatgggGCGGCCCCTCGGCCCACCCCGACTGTCTCGGTCGCTTCCTCGGCCATCTCGGCTGTCCCTCACATCCGCATATTTTAAAGCTGGGATTCGTCCCCGTTGGACATACCAACGGGCGTGAGAGTTTCCGCACCCACATCCtcattttgtaacaaataaacatatatataagtaaatcataaataaattaaaatattataataataaatatttcataatgaacatactttctttattcttttccgCTTCTTGCGGCTGCTCCATTATTCCTGCTCCAATTTTTGGAGCTCCGGTTGTTGCGGCTGCTGTTGCAACAAATGCAACTGTTCTTGcaattgttgttgttgttgcagTTTTTGTTGTTGCAACAATTGTTGCATCAACAGCTCCATCGGTGAAAGATTGCAAGgacatatcttttaaattttgtagaacttctataaaaaaatgtatttattatttatttatatgtatttgcatttttatatatatttttataattgtctgGTAGTCTACACATacaatttttcgtaaaaaatataaaaaataatttaatgtattacttACATGACAGTTCCAGATCCGccatttaaaactttattgccATCTATGCGTCCTCTAATTTGATaatgtatttactttttatcctttttattCACTGCGCGCCATCTGACTGCGTTATAATATAACGTATCATGACATCTTAATTTCTTAGAATTGACTAAACCTCCCGTTTGAAAATTTGTGGCGTATTTGTTCTATGATGTTTCTAATGTAATAATTCACTGAATtaccgataaaaaatttatgatgcaTTTGTTTTATCACGCAATTGTAATATCCTTTGCTTTGTCACTTTATTTAGTGCAAGTAAAGTAGTAATACGTGTACTTGTGTTAAATAtctgttcaaaaatttttatcttttatctctttcattCTTACAGTCTTAGCTTTTACCAATCTTTACGTTCTGTAAAAATgtgtgatataattaaaaagaagcgAACTAACCGAAACTTTTCAGAAGCTTGGCTTAGTGTTGACTGATTTAAATCTTGGATTCGTAAAGTATCATTAAATGAAAGCCTTTTCCATTGTATTGTGtgcaatagaaatttttcgtGTAGTACATCACACGTTTTAAGACATGCGGATTCTGCgtgtcataaaaataatattaaagaaaacacatcGGTATTAtcgaataatgataataaaaatttaaataaaacaatatccaAAAAACGTTTTCAACAACAATGGTTAGACATCGAATTGTTTAAACCATGGCTACGCGAAGTATCGGATGACATAAATTCATCTTTTTGCACATTTTGTAATACGTCTATTGCCGGTGCAGTGTGTCAGCTCTATCGTCACGTAGAATCCAAAAAACATcaaataatgtgtaaaaaaaatgaaacaaatatgcaataaagatataaatatgaatgaatCTCTTTTGTCATTTGAAGAGCGGAAGAAAATAGCAGAAATTCGCTTTGCTGCATTAATCtcgaacaaaaatatatcgtatcaAACGGCAAATGAAATTCTGActctttttcaagaaatagtaaaagattataatgttttgaaaaatatgagtaTGGGACGAACAAAATGtactaacataattttaaatgtgataTGTCCAGTTGAGACGGATCGTGTTGTTAACAGCATtcaaaatactaaattttcaatttttatagacGAAACGTCTGATATTTCTAATGAAAAATGGATGACGTTTCTTGTTCGGTATGTTGATCAGGAAACATTAAACATTCACTCgcaattagtaaaattaataaataatgatgccAAAGATTGCAGCgcagagaaattatttaaagcatttaaatatgaaatggaaattaaatattcctttttaaaatattgttgccTTGTGTCATGCGACAATGCGTCCGTAATGACAGGTAAACAtctttcgtttaaaaaaattagaagaaatttgtacaaatttaataacacttGCATGTCCATGCCATTCGGCTGCATTTGTTGCACATGCCACATTTGCTAAAATACCCGATTATTGCgaggaatttataaaaaaaacttacaaattttattaattctagtCCGAAACGTTCGGCTATTTATCAAGAATTTAGCGAATGTTTTCAAGAAACAAaccgaaaaattttaaaattgtctgATACACGGTGGCTTTCTCACCACTCATGTGTTGAAAGACTTATTGAGTCTTGGAATACTGTCAAGCTATTTCTGAATGAAAATACCGTAAGCGAAAAGACAAAGATCGGAACATATTTATTGtctataatgcaaaatatagatacaaaagcttatttattgtttttaaaatatatattgaattttttaaattcatttaatgcatttttccAAGCTGTAGAAACTAGAATATACTTATTGCAGCCAAaatcattacaatttttaaccacagtttgtaaaaacttttaaaaactaaagctTTTGGATTGTTTATGCAATTATAgtaaatttgatgaaaaagaaaatcaaaaatttttagaagaaatttatttaggaTTTGATTGCGAAGATAcctaaatgaattaattaaagaaggaCACACAGATACAGTTATAAACGTTAGACAGaattgtttacaattttatgtaacTGCCGCTGAAGAAATTAGTAAAAGATtgccaattaataataaatttttgtcaaaattaaaagtttttcagCCTGACATAGTTATATTAAGTATTGATAGAGAAATCAATTcaatgatatttcttttatagctGACATCATtagtagtgttatagtggggattctaaACCATGGAGCGCCGAGGGGGTTGCGGGGGCGGGGGTATCTGggaggcgcgaggggtctgGTGTTACGGAAAGGGGGGTGGGGTGGGGGAGTGAAAggtcctacacacgttcgaaagtagatgtttatctttgcggttgattttatagccgggggcaTTTTAGAAGtcaaaaactgtttttttctaattttatgatcattttatggtcattatatcattaggattttaagcgccgacgttcggcagctttgcaccctcgcggaaaatctcccataaaactagagcgaaacatcttccataattttaaggaaagaatgcaacgcatcagcgccattatggaaaaaaagattttaatcgctggcgttcggcagctttgcaccctcgcggaaaatctcccataaaactggagcgaaacatcttccataatttttaaggaaagaatgcaacgcatcagcgccaacattcggctgctcgaatttgagaatctgtctccgcgttaaaacgtattcaacagtcgtcgagtgtctttcgatttagtgctaaaatgaatatagaagATGTGATTGTCATCGAAGACAATGAAGACAATGAAGATGTGGTTATCATCGACGACAGCGATGAAGAAGTGGAAATAGTGGTTGACTCTGATTATGAGAGTGATCCGGAAGACTATTTAAATGAGCAAGTAGTGCCGTTAGTGCGTGAAGATTTACGAAATATAACCGAGCGGCAGGAAATgtgtaatatcatattttattatgaagtGAAAAAGTACGATGACGACgaggaaaatagtgaaaaattttgttctggGTGTTTCATTGAAGTTCAAGATTCATATACACaaggtaaaattgtgtataaacatgaaactggacaatatatttatcacggtTGGAACTCGTGCAATAACTGTGGACACACTGTGCCAAGTAATAGCATGTAGTGTGTGCCGTTTTTGTGCGCagcaataaacttttgtagacACTTGCTAGGACTAAGTGCTGTGAAAAATGGTGACCGAAAAACTATTGAATGCGGTGGTGAAGTTTCAACGAAATCGCGAACTTAGcataaaaaattcctcaaCAGTGATCTTCAAactacaaagttatatatagacGAATGAAAACAACAGACTAAGGGGAAAGCCTTGCGAGAATTGCTGTTTACCAGGCGGAAATCGGCAAGCATGTCCTGAACAGTTACAAGAAATCCATCGGGAAATAAGTCAACTTATCGATGACATGTTGTATCTACAACATGTCATCGACAATGATCCAGATTCTGATACTGATTCTGAtcagtaattgtaagtaatccttgatgtgtaagtattctttttcaaattatgaaaatattaataaattttttttttctgttatgcagGAGCCCTACCTGGacgccaccaccaccgccaTCATCCCCTCCAGCGCCTCGCAGCAGCAGTCGCCGTCGTGCCGTACCGCTCGACCATCGTCatgcaatcttttatatatttttttatatctttttttttatttttaaattcacacacacacacacgcacgcacgcacgcacgcacgtacgatgcacgcacgcacgcacagatttttgtaaataaacacacatacactttttaaataaaaaaaattatgttaaatacatataattgcttgcttgcgcttccttcatctatcccatccttcttccttcatatactagatataattagatataataacttaatatttaatataaaaaaaatataaaaagaaaaaaaagaaaaaaataataaaaagaaaaaaataataaaaaaaaaaagaagaaagttataaaaagaaaaaaagaaaaaaattataaaaagaaaaaaagaaaagaaaaaagaaaaaaaatttctgtttgcgttctcgctctccttcgcctcgcgctatttctttctttctttcctagcacttactctctcgctctccttcgcctcgcgttatctctttctttcctagcgtttattctctcgctctccttcgcctcgctcTCTCACGATCCCTAAACCTTACGTTATTTCTAATGtagcgctatctctttctttcctatcgctctccttcgcctcgcacTATCTAACTTTTAGGTgttggctctctctctctctctttcacggTCCCTTCGCTGGAGCAGGCATAAAGTttagaatagaaatttttggttGACACTGCGACGAACAGGTCAGGCCGTTTTTAAAGGTGCAAAAACGCATGactgatttatagccggggacTCCATAAAATTCACgttagcttttattttttttattagttgtgAAGAGTAGGCATTCGTACTAGCTTTTATGCCATGCTCACCCCCTACCCTTTTTACCGAGACGTTACTCAGCTCTCGCTGGAGCTGGCATAAAGTATCTGACTGTTGACGAGTGAGCGTATTTTGTCCAAACAAAGAAAATGTCGCAAATTATTGCGTTCATGCATGCGACGTTTGAGACGGGATTCCGTCACCTACGGCTTCCGGAATGGATCGACCATCGCCGGTACCATCGCCGCTGCTCACTTCGAAGAGCGCGAAATCTAGCCCGCGCCCTATTCCAGGCGCTACTGGAGGTCCTGTTTGGaaatgtaagtagtttttattattatttttatacgcttttttatttataatatatttataatatatttataaatatattatataaaatatatttataaaatatttatatatttttttatagatttttgaaATAGGTGCTAATCCGATCCCTGGATATATAAGCGTAGCGCACATGGAGTATGTGCGCTGGGTGCGGGCTAATCGAAGGAAGGCCGAAGAATGGCAGGATTTATGGCATGATCGCTTCCGTGGCCGAGAAATAGTGCACATAAAGGGGGACATATTTGACCTCCGCAGACTATTCGGAAAGAAGCCCTATTTGTAagtatctctatatataatatggtcaaattttaaatatattttaaaatactaataaaaatgttcctttttctgtttcagagATCCCTGCTTCCCctgattttaactttattttatttttattcacacgcacacacacacacacacacacacacacacacacacacacacacacacacacacacacacacacacacacacacacacacacacacacacgcacagatttttgtaaataaacacacacatgctttttaaataaaaaaaattatgttaaaacacatataattgcttgcttgcgtttccttcatctatcccatccttcttccttcatatattagatataattagatataataacttaatatttaatataaaaaaaattctgtttacGTTCTCGCACTCCTTCGTCttgcgctatctctttctttcctagcgtttactctctcgctctccttcgcctcgcgctatctctttcttccctagcgcttactctctcgcggTCCCTAGCTTCGCATTCTCCCTTCCCAGCATGACGTCATCCCCCGTAACGAGCTACGTATGAGAACTGGGACTGTTTACGGGTGCGAGGAAGCACGGATGGGAAATGCGTgcgaataatatatgtatatcatgatttaaattttaaaaaaaactttattcttctcttttatatttttttttattattacatattgtgactaaaaactaaagctACCAGTTCGCAATCGACGAGTTGATGTTTATTGAAGGCGTCGCTGGCGCGTATTACATTTGATACTTCTTTATTATCCCTTATAGTGGACGCGATATTGGAGAATTGTGTAAACTTAGTATCGACTGTCTCGGTGATTCTAACCAATCGATCAAAGGTTACATCGATGCATTGATCGAGATCAAACATACGGTGTAACGTCggttcaatcatcatcatgcgtaCGTTTAAAGATTTGAGACTTATAAGTTTAGTATCGTTAATCGTATGAACTCGCACTGTTAGTGGTCCaacgcttataaaattataggtatctttagagtcctttcgcagtaaatcgtgaatattgcgacgttgctcgtagagtcccttccacgtttcgagagataataCCAGTTCCTTTCCTTGTTGATCTCCTATGACAATTTCCACATAACTCGGTGTACCCACGTTGATAccaatttcaaggaatttgaattccgtggttgtcaatgcgtatcgtctacttaatatacgaatcgcacgacgcttcaacgaaatgctgtagaaaaataaaataaaaaaaaattagtttaaaaacaatttgtgaaaaaataaaaaaaagttaaacaaaaacttacttgTCACATTTGTTCTCAAACGAAGGAGTTTCATAACGACTCGgtacgtaattattcacgCTTCTGCTGGGGCCGCCACTGCTTCTTTGACGTAGtacatatttccagatttcaAAAGGGGACCACTTTCACGAACGGTTAACGCAACACTGACCGTATGAAGAATCGAAtatgaagaatcaaatatacgtgacaccccgttttttcaaagtagtggggggagattagtggtaaatgtggtgggagattctagaatactttagtgctctgaaatttttaggagaaaggagagacgatactcggataaaaagaattcttaaatgacTCGTAAGGCAAGGAAGGAATGAGGAGggggaataagaaataaaacatattagtgtttaaatactttatttttccaaatcttgcaattctttcttgcgttgcgaccaccagttaaatattttgaatacattttgtaatgcgcaattcttaacatgttttccacatcgtatagtatttttaacatctagattatttagagattcgatatcgtcgtaatcagcatccaaggtctcaatgattaaattttctctcgcatcgtcGTCCAGCATATTAGCAAGCCATTCTCGTTTCTGGCATCCTTTAACGTATACGATACActgcattttatcatcttcttcttcaactacagctgttgtaatcaatcgtttcgccatgctgtacgcaacgattccatcctcccattgtagtccatgatgattcgccatcaaccatgaagcttgacacttttcggattttgtaaggagatgccatggtataggactccgaaaaatgtaatgttcgagaacagttcctcttctcagcaccgccacctcctttgcgatgaatttattcgaaacgatAAATCCTTGCAAATCGACAAACGTTGGTACAGACATGATGAGATCTCTTTTCGTCCGTTAAGAAGAATGACAACCATCTCGTAACACTCGGCTTTATATCCTGCTTCccctctctctaaattattgtcgcaaaCACTTAGGTAATTTTGCGCACAACGGGTTGTACTGGATCACGCGATCGTGTATGATGAGACAGTACGCAGTCGTATTATTAGACACATTCTCCTTACACTCAAATTCTAATCGCACATCCACGGTTGCACTCttgaccgattcgttttgtcgagaacaatcgatgatcacAAACGAACCGTActgtagaaacagtgagacggtgagactcggttcgaggtactcgtatccgtaatagtttttgcagaaacgcgcgtacgtgtcgtacagaatcgaccatctgtttttatcgaaatccagattcatgtcatcgtacggataacattccgagttcagataaagtttcacgtttgttaatttacagtcgtcgaatttactcgcatcctcggacataacattcttccggcctgtctgcagagcaaagataacgtatcgtggtttctccagctgagtcgcggtcttaatggtCACGAATGTTTGGTTTTACGCTGCAAGAGCGGAAATTCGTACAGATCACACGAGCGAAAACCtatgctgaggtagcgtccgctttccagcgcgcagcatagacagctttttaatttcactcaacaacacatgtggcattcgccattgtatcttgaatatgttgatcacaggctccagCGTCAAAGCTCCaagcagacaattgttgtcattgcgcgatcgtattaagatcaactcgtgacgagcgttaattactatgcatctgtaatcctcgcaaaatcccaataacatgtagagcggtacgcaaaaattaaagtgtccatccacaatagttggctcactccagccagcatttctcataatcacgcttctatcggatgatattgttacatagtttttgagcatacttgttattcccacgtttctattccgatcaatctccacaccatcgagttcgtatcgaatctcgtcaaacatgaatgcaacgcaattattttgcagtaccacattGGATCCGCCAGCtggtttttttatctttaattctccctcgatgtataagaaactctcgtacggcaatgtatacagatcctgtcgttgtatgggtattcttatctcatcactgtgtccgaacgttgtgttggcggATGGGTTATAGgagtgagtctcaatcttgacgatgcgatcgtcaaagattggctcgtccgcgatgttgagaatgtagtcatcgttcaaatgtttcgcaccacgaatcccaaagattgtaaaaacgcaacgtttgatgcgttcaatttctttttcttagtgccggatgattggaggatattagcaaatgt belongs to Anoplolepis gracilipes chromosome 4, ASM4749672v1, whole genome shotgun sequence and includes:
- the LOC140664965 gene encoding uncharacterized protein is translated as MYYVKEAVAAPAEAISLKRRAIRILSRRYALTTTEFKFLEIGINVGTPSYVEIVIGDQQGKELVLSLETWKGLYEQRRNIHDLLRKDSKDTYNFISVGPLTVRVHTINDTKLISLKSLNVRMMMIEPTLHRMFDLDQCIDVTFDRLVRITETVDTKFTQFSNIASTIRDNKEVSNVIRASDAFNKHQLVDCELVALVFSHNM